A region of Lycium barbarum isolate Lr01 chromosome 1, ASM1917538v2, whole genome shotgun sequence DNA encodes the following proteins:
- the LOC132645174 gene encoding 26S proteasome regulatory subunit 7 homolog A: MAPAADIEDEIKDEKNPPPLDEDDIALLKTYGLGPYSTSIKKAEKEIKEMAKKINDLCGIKESDTGLAAPSQWDLVSDKQMMQEEQPLQVARCTKIISPNTEDAKYVINVKQIAKFVVGLGDKVSPTDIEEGMRVGVDRNKYQIQIPLPPKIDPSVTMMTVEEKPDVTYNDVGGCKEQIEKMREVVELPMLHPEKFVKLGIDPPKGVLCYGPPGTGKTLLARAVANRTDACFIRVIGSELVQKYVGEGARMVRELFQMARSKKACIVFFDEVDAIGGARFDDGVGGDNEVQRTMLEIVNQLDGFDARGNIKVLMATNRPDTLDPALLRPGRLDRKVEFGLPDLESRTQIFKIHTRTMNCERDIRFELLARLCPNSTGADIRSVCTEAGMYAIRARRKTVTEKDFLDAVNKVIKGYQKFSATPKYMVYN, encoded by the exons ATGGCACCCGCAGCAGATATAGAAGATGAGATCAAGGACGAGAAGAACCCACCGCCACTAGATGAAGATGACATTGCTCTACTCAAGACTTAT GGCCTGGGACCTTATTCGACCAGCATAAAGAAAGCTGAAAAGGAAATCAAGGAAATGGCCAAAAAGATAAATGATTTATGTG GTATTAAGGAGTCTGACACCGGGTTAGCTGCACCAAGTCAATGGGATCTGGTTTCTGATAAACAGATGATGCAGGAGGAGCAGCCTCTTCAG GTTGCCAGATGTACAAAGATAATTAGCCCCAACACTGAAGATGCCAAATACGTGATAAACGTCAAGCAAATTGCAAAG TTTGTTGTTGGATTAGGTGACAAAGTTTCACCAACCGATATAGAAGAAGGCATGCGAGTCGG GGTTGATCGGAATAAATATCAGATTCAGATTCCATTGCCCCCCAAAATTGATCCTAGTGTTACCATGATGACAGTTGAGGAGAAGCCTGATGTGACATATAATGATGTTGGTGGATGCAAGGAACAAATTGAAAAGATGCGAGAG GTTGTTGAATTGCCCATGCTTCACCCTGAGAAGTTTGTGAAACTTGGAATTGATCCCCCAAAGGGTGTTCTCTGCTATGGCCCTCCTGGTACTGGTAAAACACTGCTTGCTAGAGCTGTGGCAAATCGAACAGACGCATGCTTTATTCGTGTTATTGGTAGTGAGCTTGTTCAGAAATATGTTGGTGAGGGAGCTAGGATGGTTCGTGAACTTTTTCAG ATGGCACGCTCTAAGAAGGCATGCATTGTCTTTTTCGATGAAGTAGACGCCATTGGAGGTGCAAGATTTGATGATGGTGTAGGTGGAGACAATGAGGTCCAGCGCACCATGCTTGAAATTGTGAACCAACTAGATGGATTTGATGCTCGGGGGAATATTAAGGTTCTCATGGCGACCAACAG GCCTGATACACTTGATCCAGCATTGCTACGTCCTGGACGTTTGGATCGAAAAGTTGAGTTTGGTCTGCCTGATCTGGAAAGTAGGACCCAGATATTTAAGATTCATACACGGACAATGAACTGTGAGCGGGATATTCGATTTGAACTTTTGGCACGTCTCTGTCCAAACTCCACAG GAGCTGACATAAGAAGTGTGTGCACGGAGGCTGGAATGTATGCTATTCGAGCAAGGAGGAAAACTGTTACTGAGAAAGACTTTTTAGATGCCGTCAATAAGGTCATTAAAGGATATCAGAAATTCAGTGCTACACCGAAGTACATGGTCTACAATTGA
- the LOC132645166 gene encoding protein STRUBBELIG-RECEPTOR FAMILY 7-like, whose product MSLAVMVALLLVILHGSSFVHADTDPSDASALTVMYSSLNSPGQLTKWRSSDGDPCGESWKGVTCSGNRVTEIQISGLGLSGSMGYQLTSLTSVTNFDICNNNLGNQIPYQLPPNVQRLNLAGNSFTGGLPYSISQMKSLQYLNVSHNQIQGELNDMFGSLSSLNTLDISFNSMTGKLPQSFQSMTNMKKIYLQNNQFTGNIDILADLPLDALDLENNQFTGAIPEKLKGIMQKSNSNTGSSGPVPPSPPGAPTTNRSSTRSNKSRGNGSPSNGGGSSDNGEKSGIGSGGVAGIVISVSVVGAVAVIFIIKKRRRKSSIDIEKLDVQPFALDSQEVKEIKLSQNSSTTSVKAVETPTAMSLKPPPIHPPKSLDGDDVSAKPVVPQQKARTAQINAEQYSIADLQMATNNFSVENLIGDGSIGSVYRAHFDNGKVLTVKKLYSSELRNPEDFLKMVPDISQLDHQNVTELVGYCSEDGQHLLVYEFHENGSLHNFLHRMDEDSTRLTWDSRLKIALGTARALEYLHEVCSPSLVHKNIKSENILLDADLNPYLSDSGLANLMADVDRGLNHNIESGYGAPEAAISGKCTTKSDVYSFGVVMLELFSGRKPFDSSRTRSEQSLVRWATPQLHDIDALEKMVDPALRGLYSVKSLSRFADVIALCVQPEPEFRPPMSEVVQALVRLVQRANMSKRLYGNDQDPDAQD is encoded by the exons ATGAGCTTGGCGGTAATGGTGGCCTTACTCTTGGTCATTCTGCATGGCAGCAGCTTCGTCCATGCGGACACAGATCCATCTGACG CTTCTGCACTGACAGTGATGTATAGCTCTCTAAATTCACCGGGGCAGCTTACAAAGTGGAGATCATCAGATGGTGATCCTTGTGGAGAATCCTGGAAAGGTGTTACTTGCTCGGGCAATAGAGTGACTGAAAT CCAGATATCCGGTCTAGGACTCTCTGGATCAATGGGATACCAATTAACAAGTCTGACATCTGTAACCAACTT TGACATATGTAACAATAATCTTGGAAACCAGATACCTTACCAGCTTCCTCCAAACGTGCAGAGACT TAACCTTGCTGGTAATAGTTTTACTGGTGGCCTACCTTATTCTATCTCACAAATGAAGTCTCTTCAATACTT AAATGTGAGTCATAATCAAATTCAAGGAGAACTCAATGACATGTTTGGATCACTTTCTTCTCTTAACACACT GGATATCTCTTTCAATTCAATGACTGGTAAACTTCCTCAAAGCTTCCAGTCAATGACTAACATGAAGAAAAT TTACCTGCAGAATAACCAGTTTACAGGAAATATTGATATCCTCGCTGACCTTCCTCTTGATGCTTT GGATCTTGAAAACAATCAGTTCACTGGTGCGATTCCTGAGAAATTGAAAGGGATAATGCA AAAATCTAACAGTAACACAGGAAGCTCAGGGCCTGTGCCTCCATCTCCACCTGGTGCACCTACAACGAACAGGTCCAGTACTCGAAGTAACAAATCCAGAGGCAATGGCAGCCCTTCAAATGGTGGAGGTAGCAGTGATAATGGTGAGAAATCTGGTATAGGCAGTGGAGGTGTTGCAGGCATAGTGATATCAGTTTCAGTGGTTGGAGCAGTTGCGGTAATATTTATTATCAAGAAAAGACGCAGAAAGTCGTCAATAGACATAGAAAAACTTGACGTTCAGCCATTTGCTCTTGATTCACAGGAGGTAAAAG AGATAAAGCTTAGCCAAAATTCCTCCACAACAAGTGTGAAAGCTGTTGAAACTCCCACTGCAATGTCTCTAAAACCTCCACCTATTCATCCTCCGAAATCCTTGGATGGAGATGACGTCTCAGCAAAACCCGTTGTTCCTCAGCAGAAAGCTAGGACAGCTCAAATAAATGCTGAGCAATATTCAATTGCAGACCTACAGATGGCTACTAATAACTTCAGTGTTGAAAACCTTATTGGTGACGGATCCATTGGGAGTGTATATCGGGCTCACTTTGACAATGGCAAA GTTCTCACTGTCAAGAAACTTTATTCATCTGAGCTCCGGAATCCTGAAGATTTTCTCAAGATGGTTCCTGACATATCCCAGCTGGATCATCAAAATGTAACTGAACTGGTAGGTTATTGTTCAGAGGATGGGCAGCACCTACTGGTTTATGAATTCCACGAAAATGGTTCTCTGCATAATTTCCTGCATCGGATGGATGAAGATAGCACGAGACTAACATGGGATAGCAGACTCAAGATTGCACTTGGGACAGCAAGAGCGCTAGA GTATCTGCATGAAGTTTGTTCGCCATCTTTAGTTCACAAAAATATCAAATCTGAAAATATTTTACTTGATGCTGATCTCAATCCTTATCTATCGGACAGTGGATTGGCAAACCTTATGGCTGATGTAGATCGG GGATTGAACCATAATATAGAGTCTGGATATGGCGCACCCGAGGCTGCTATCTCTGGAAAGTGTACAACGAAGAGTGATGTATACAGCTTTGGAGTTGTTATGTTGGAACTGTTTTCTGGACGAAAACCTTTCGATAG CTCGAGAACAAGATCTGAACAGTCTTTAGTTAGATGGGCAACACCTCAGCTCCATGATATTGATGCCCTGGAAAAGATGGTCGATCCAGCGCTCCGTGGACTCTATTCTGTTAAATCTCTGTCTCGGTTTGCTGATGTTATTGCTCTTTGTGTTCAG CCCGAGCCTGAGTTCCGACCACCGATGTCAGAAGTGGTACAAGCATTAGTTCGGCTGGTGCAACGAGCAAACATGAGCAAGAGGTTATACGGTAATGATCAGGATCCAGATGCTCAAGACTAA